The following are from one region of the Staphylococcus argenteus genome:
- a CDS encoding polysaccharide biosynthesis tyrosine autokinase has protein sequence MTNTRRSTSSLIVHEQPKSPISEKFRGIRSNIMFANPDSAVQSIVITSEAPGAGKSTIAANLAVAYAQAGYKTLIVDGDMRKPTQHYIFNLPNNEGLSSLLLNWSSYQDSIISTEIEDLDVLTSGPIPPNPSELITSRAFANLYDTLLMNYNFVIIDTPPVNTVTDAQLFSKFTGNVVYVINSENNNKDEVKKGKELIEATGAKLLGVVLNRIPKDKSASYYAYYGTDES, from the coding sequence ATGACGAATACACGAAGAAGTACATCAAGTTTAATTGTCCATGAGCAACCAAAGTCACCTATTAGCGAAAAATTTCGAGGCATACGTTCAAATATAATGTTTGCTAACCCTGACAGTGCAGTTCAAAGCATTGTAATCACTTCAGAAGCACCTGGAGCAGGGAAGTCTACTATTGCAGCAAATTTAGCAGTAGCATATGCACAAGCAGGTTATAAAACATTAATTGTAGATGGGGATATGCGTAAACCGACGCAACATTATATTTTTAATTTACCAAATAATGAAGGACTTTCCAGTTTGTTGTTGAATTGGTCATCATATCAAGACAGTATTATCTCAACTGAAATTGAAGATTTAGACGTCCTGACGTCTGGACCTATTCCGCCAAACCCATCAGAGTTAATTACATCTCGCGCATTCGCAAATTTATATGACACGTTATTGATGAATTATAACTTTGTCATTATTGATACGCCCCCTGTTAATACGGTTACAGATGCGCAATTATTTTCAAAGTTTACAGGTAATGTTGTCTATGTGATTAACTCTGAAAATAATAATAAAGATGAAGTTAAAAAAGGGAAAGAATTGATAGAAGCGACAGGTGCTAAATTATTAGGTGTCGTTTTAAATAGAATACCAAAAGATAAAAGTGCTAGTTATTACGCATATTATGGGACTGATGAATCATGA
- the icaA gene encoding poly-beta-1,6 N-acetyl-D-glucosamine synthase IcaA, translated as MQFFNFLLFYPVFMSIYWIVGSIYYFFTKEIRYSLKKKPDINVDELEGITFLLACYNESETIEDTLSNVLALKYEKKEIIIINDGSSDNTAELIYKMKENNDFIFVDLQENKGKANALNQGIKQASYDYVMCLDADTIVDQDAPYYMIKNFKHDPKLGAVTGNPRIRNKSSILGKIQTIEYASLIGCIKRSQTLAGAVNTISGVFTLFKKSAVVDVGYWDTDMITEDIAVSWKLHLLGYHIKYEPRAMCWMLVPETLGGLWKQRVRWAQGGHEVLLRDFFSTMKTKRFPLYILMFEQIISILWVYIVLLYLGYLFITANFLDYTFMTYSFSIFLLSSFTMTFINVIQFTVALFIDSRYEKKNMAGLIFVSWYPTVYWIINAAVVLVAFPKALKRKKGGYATWSSPDRGNTQR; from the coding sequence TTGCAATTTTTTAACTTTTTACTATTTTATCCTGTTTTTATGTCTATTTATTGGATAGTAGGTTCAATTTATTACTTTTTCACTAAAGAAATTAGATATTCACTGAAAAAGAAACCAGACATAAATGTGGATGAATTAGAAGGCATTACATTTTTACTTGCCTGTTATAACGAAAGTGAAACGATTGAAGATACATTATCGAACGTTTTGGCATTAAAATATGAGAAAAAAGAAATCATCATTATTAATGACGGAAGTTCAGATAACACAGCTGAACTCATCTATAAGATGAAGGAGAATAATGACTTTATTTTCGTAGATTTACAAGAAAATAAAGGTAAAGCTAACGCACTCAATCAAGGTATCAAACAGGCATCATATGATTATGTAATGTGCTTAGATGCAGACACTATCGTTGATCAAGATGCACCATATTATATGATTAAAAATTTCAAACATGATCCAAAACTTGGTGCTGTTACTGGTAATCCTAGAATTCGAAATAAGAGTTCTATTTTAGGTAAAATCCAAACGATAGAATATGCTAGTTTAATTGGCTGTATAAAGCGTAGTCAAACACTTGCTGGGGCAGTCAATACTATTTCTGGTGTCTTCACTCTATTTAAAAAAAGTGCAGTTGTAGATGTTGGCTACTGGGATACCGATATGATAACTGAAGATATTGCAGTTTCTTGGAAATTGCATTTACTCGGATACCATATTAAATATGAGCCTCGTGCAATGTGCTGGATGTTGGTTCCAGAAACTTTGGGAGGTCTTTGGAAACAACGTGTTAGATGGGCTCAAGGGGGACATGAAGTATTATTACGAGACTTTTTTAGCACGATGAAAACAAAAAGGTTTCCTTTATATATTTTGATGTTTGAACAAATCATCTCAATTTTATGGGTATATATTGTGCTTCTATATTTAGGTTATTTGTTCATCACTGCAAACTTCTTAGACTATACATTTATGACATATAGTTTTTCAATCTTTTTACTATCATCTTTCACTATGACTTTTATAAACGTTATTCAATTTACAGTCGCACTCTTTATAGATAGTCGCTACGAAAAAAAGAATATGGCAGGACTCATATTCGTCAGTTGGTATCCAACAGTATACTGGATTATTAATGCAGCAGTTGTACTGGTCGCATTTCCAAAAGCCTTAAAACGTAAGAAAGGTGGTTACGCAACATGGTCAAGCCCAGACAGAGGGAATACCCAACGTTAA
- a CDS encoding GNAT family N-acetyltransferase, translating to MVLRKVIIQDLDQIIALENIGFSPEEAATPEALKSRIEQIQDSFIVAEYNGEVIGYINGPVIKERYISDDLFKNVQTNDSEGGYISVLGLVVAPNYQGQGIAGRLLNYFENLAKNQQRQGITLTCRESLISFYEKYGYRNEGISESCHGGIKWYNLVKDIKIKDDEV from the coding sequence ATGGTATTAAGAAAAGTAATCATACAGGACTTAGATCAAATTATTGCACTTGAAAATATTGGTTTTTCACCGGAAGAAGCTGCAACGCCCGAGGCATTGAAATCTAGAATTGAACAAATTCAAGATAGCTTTATAGTTGCTGAATACAACGGGGAAGTCATTGGATACATCAACGGTCCTGTGATAAAAGAGCGTTACATTAGCGATGATTTATTTAAAAATGTCCAAACAAATGATAGTGAAGGTGGTTATATTAGTGTGTTAGGTCTTGTTGTAGCACCAAACTATCAAGGTCAGGGTATTGCAGGCCGTTTACTAAACTATTTTGAAAATCTTGCTAAGAATCAACAACGACAGGGTATAACGTTAACATGTCGAGAATCATTAATTTCATTTTACGAAAAATATGGTTATCGTAATGAAGGTATATCAGAATCATGCCATGGTGGGATTAAATGGTATAACCTAGTAAAAGATATAAAAATAAAGGATGATGAGGTGTAA
- a CDS encoding tyrosine-protein phosphatase, whose protein sequence is MIDIHNHILVDIDDGPKTIEKSIALLKQAKDEGVTSIVATPHHLHPRYENSFQHVLVKLAELRTHPEIQALDIKLFPGQEIRITDSILKGLDNGSIQGINRSKYLLIEFPTNEVPHYTKQLFFEIQSRGYIPIIAHPERNRSIANNPELLYELVANGALSQLTSSSLVGGFGKNIQKLSLQFIECNLAHFIASDAHSCDQRPFLMQELFHNNKLKKYTNDIEALLRNASSVINDNFVYLDRPTKPGKVKSFLKWF, encoded by the coding sequence ATGATTGATATTCATAATCATATTTTAGTTGATATTGACGACGGACCAAAAACAATTGAAAAAAGTATTGCTTTATTAAAACAAGCTAAAGATGAGGGTGTCACTAGTATTGTAGCTACACCACATCACTTACATCCGAGATATGAAAATTCATTTCAGCATGTGTTAGTAAAATTGGCTGAGTTGAGAACACATCCAGAAATACAAGCATTAGATATTAAATTATTTCCTGGGCAAGAAATTAGAATTACGGATTCGATTTTGAAAGGTTTAGATAATGGCAGTATTCAAGGTATTAATCGTTCGAAATATTTATTAATTGAATTTCCAACGAATGAAGTACCTCATTATACTAAGCAATTGTTTTTTGAAATACAATCGAGAGGGTACATACCTATCATTGCACATCCAGAAAGAAATAGAAGTATCGCAAATAACCCAGAATTATTATATGAACTTGTTGCTAATGGGGCGCTAAGTCAATTAACATCGAGCTCATTAGTGGGTGGATTTGGAAAAAATATTCAAAAGTTATCGTTGCAATTTATAGAATGTAATCTGGCCCATTTTATAGCTTCAGATGCACATTCATGTGATCAAAGACCATTTTTGATGCAAGAGTTATTTCATAATAATAAATTGAAGAAGTATACAAATGATATTGAAGCGTTACTTCGAAATGCAAGTTCAGTAATTAATGACAATTTTGTTTATTTGGATAGACCGACTAAGCCAGGGAAAGTGAAGTCGTTTTTGAAGTGGTTTTAA
- the icaD gene encoding intracellular adhesion protein IcaD — MVKPRQREYPTLKSSLNIVRETALVAISCFFWIYCFVVLLVYIGTIFGFHDESINTIRVALNIENTEILNIFESMGIFAIIIFVFFTISLLIQKWQRGRDS, encoded by the coding sequence ATGGTCAAGCCCAGACAGAGGGAATACCCAACGTTAAAATCATCGCTAAATATCGTTAGAGAAACAGCACTTGTCGCTATATCCTGTTTCTTTTGGATTTATTGTTTTGTCGTTTTACTCGTTTATATTGGTACCATTTTTGGTTTTCATGACGAGAGTATTAACACCATTCGAGTTGCCTTGAATATTGAAAATACTGAAATTTTAAACATTTTTGAAAGTATGGGTATTTTCGCGATTATAATTTTTGTATTTTTTACAATTAGTCTACTCATTCAAAAGTGGCAGAGAGGAAGAGATTCGTGA
- a CDS encoding Wzz/FepE/Etk N-terminal domain-containing protein, with translation MKEKFDLVKLLNILKKNIKLLVILPAICLVVIAALTFFVMPDKYTASTQILVNMKKSSSDLAFQNVQSSLQSVNTYTEIIKSPRILDKVAREFDGEYTTTELNSFLKVTNQTNSQIITVSVTTGNKSESDKIVNRISKVFAHDMPKIMSVDNVTILSSAHDNAVKVSPIISVNLVISIIVGIVLAILIIFLKELLDKRIKTEEDVEAQLGLPILGSIQKF, from the coding sequence ATGAAGGAAAAGTTTGATTTAGTAAAACTATTAAATATTTTGAAGAAGAATATTAAATTATTAGTCATTTTACCAGCGATATGTCTTGTCGTAATTGCGGCGCTAACTTTTTTTGTTATGCCTGACAAATATACTGCTTCTACGCAAATACTTGTTAACATGAAAAAGTCTTCAAGCGATTTAGCTTTCCAAAATGTTCAAAGTAGTTTGCAATCTGTAAATACATATACAGAAATTATTAAAAGTCCAAGAATTCTTGATAAAGTAGCGAGAGAATTTGATGGTGAATATACAACGACTGAGTTGAATTCGTTTTTAAAAGTCACAAATCAAACTAACTCTCAAATTATTACCGTATCAGTTACAACTGGAAATAAATCAGAATCTGACAAAATTGTTAATCGAATATCTAAAGTTTTTGCACATGATATGCCTAAAATCATGAGTGTTGATAACGTTACGATACTTTCATCCGCACACGATAATGCTGTAAAAGTATCGCCAATCATTTCTGTTAACTTAGTGATTAGTATCATCGTTGGAATAGTTTTAGCAATTTTAATCATTTTCCTAAAAGAATTATTAGATAAGCGTATTAAGACTGAAGAAGATGTTGAAGCACAATTAGGGTTACCTATTTTGGGTTCAATACAAAAATTTTAA
- the icaR gene encoding ica operon transcriptional regulator IcaR — protein sequence MKNKIIDNAITLFSEKGYDGTTLDDIAKSVNIKKASLYYHFDSKKSIYEQSVKCCFDYLNNVILVNQNKSNYSIDALYQFLFEFIFDIEERYIRMYVQLSNTPEEFSEDIYRQIRDLNQSLSQEIAKFYDESKVTMTNEDFQNLILLFLESWYLRASFSQKFGSVEESKSQFKDEVYSLLNIFLKK from the coding sequence TTGAAGAATAAGATTATTGATAACGCAATAACCTTATTTTCAGAGAAGGGGTATGACGGTACAACACTTGATGATATAGCTAAAAGTGTAAATATAAAAAAAGCGAGTTTATACTATCATTTTGACTCGAAAAAAAGTATTTACGAGCAGAGTGTTAAATGTTGCTTTGATTACCTCAACAATGTAATTCTGGTGAATCAAAATAAATCTAACTATTCAATTGATGCTCTATATCAGTTTTTATTTGAATTTATTTTCGACATCGAAGAAAGGTATATTAGAATGTATGTCCAATTGTCTAATACACCTGAAGAATTTTCTGAAGATATCTATAGACAAATACGTGATTTAAACCAATCATTAAGCCAAGAAATAGCGAAGTTTTATGATGAATCAAAGGTAACGATGACAAACGAAGATTTTCAAAACTTGATACTTCTATTCCTTGAAAGTTGGTACTTAAGAGCATCATTTTCTCAAAAATTTGGCTCAGTGGAAGAAAGTAAAAGTCAATTCAAGGATGAAGTGTATTCACTGCTAAATATATTTTTGAAAAAATGA
- a CDS encoding peptide-methionine (S)-S-oxide reductase — translation MAVVYVAGGCLWGVEAFFSTIPGIIHTEAGRANGGSSILDGPYDGYAECVKLHFDDRMLTITDIMNYLFEIIDPYSVNQQGNDIGEKYRTGLYSCVDKHLTEARQFINRRKDRGQIAVEVLPLSNYIKSAEEHQQHLEKYPEDMHMCHLSKDLLNKYK, via the coding sequence ATGGCAGTTGTCTATGTAGCAGGAGGATGTCTATGGGGTGTAGAAGCATTTTTCTCAACAATTCCAGGAATTATACATACAGAAGCAGGAAGAGCAAATGGAGGAAGCTCTATATTAGACGGTCCGTATGATGGTTATGCAGAATGTGTCAAACTTCATTTTGATGATCGTATGTTAACAATTACAGACATCATGAATTATTTATTTGAAATTATTGATCCATACAGTGTGAATCAACAAGGAAATGATATTGGAGAAAAGTATCGAACGGGTTTATATAGTTGTGTAGATAAGCATTTGACTGAAGCGCGTCAGTTCATTAATCGACGAAAAGACAGAGGGCAAATTGCAGTGGAAGTCTTACCGTTGTCTAATTATATTAAAAGTGCAGAAGAACATCAGCAACATTTAGAAAAATATCCAGAAGATATGCATATGTGTCATCTTTCAAAAGATTTGCTAAATAAATACAAGTGA